The following are encoded in a window of Balaenoptera ricei isolate mBalRic1 chromosome 1, mBalRic1.hap2, whole genome shotgun sequence genomic DNA:
- the RHBG gene encoding ammonium transporter Rh type B, with the protein MNAPSPPTPCPTSGLRHRPPFPASRAGARNCGQGATAILFAVFVRYNHETDAALWHWRNHSNADNEFYFRYPSFQDVHTMIFVGFGFLMVFLQRYGFSSVGFTFLLAAFALQWSTLVQGFFHSFHGGHIHVGVESMINADFCAGAVLISFGAILGKTGPAQLLLMALLEVVLFGLNEFVLLSLLGVKDAGGSMTIHTFGAYFGLVLSRVLYRPQLEKSKHRQGSVYHSDLFAMIGTIFLWIFWPSFNSAPTTLGDGQHRTALNTYYSLTASTLSTFALSALVGRDGRLDMVHVQNAALAGGVVVGTSAEMMLTPFGALVAGFLAGTVSTLGYKFFTPILESKLKVQDTCGVHNLHGMPGVLGALLGVLVAGLATHEAYGDGLESVFPLLAKGQRSATSQAMHQLFGLFVTLIFASVGGSLGGLLLRLPFLDSPPDSQCYEDQIYWEVPGEHEDLAQGPLRAEEPETRA; encoded by the exons ATCGCCTCCCACTCCTTGCCCCACCTCAGGCCTGCGACACCGCCCACCCTTCCCCGCCTCCCGGGCTGGagccagaaactgtgggcag ggcgCCACCGCCATCCTCTTTGCGGTCTTTGTCCGCTACAACCATGAAACCGACGCTGCCCTCTGGCACTGGCGCAACCACAGTAACGCGGACAATGAATTTTACTTTCGCTACCCAA GCTTCCAGGATGTGCACACCATGATCTTCGTGGGCTTCGGCTTCCTCATGGTCTTCCTGCAGCGCTACGGCTTCAGCAGCGTGGGCTTCACCTTCCTCTTGGCCGCCTTTGCCCTGCAGTGGTCCACACTCGTCCAGGGGTTCTTCCACTCCTTCCACGGTGGCCACATCCATGTAGGCGTAGAGAG CATGATCAATGCTGACTTCTGCGCTGGGGCTGTGCTTATCTCCTTTGGTGCCATACTGGGCAAGACTGGGCCGGCTCAGCTGCTGCTCATGGCCCTGCTGGAGGTGGTGCTATTTGGCCTCAACGAGTTTGTGCTCCTTAGTCTCCTCGGG GTGAAGGATGCAGGAGGCTCCATGACTATTCACACTTTTGGTGCCTACTTCGGGCTGGTCCTCTCCAGGGTCCTCTATAGGCCCCAGCTGGAGAAGAGCAAGCATCGCCAGGGCTCCGTCTACCATTCGGACCTCTTTGCCATGATTG GGACCATCTTCCTATGGATCTTCTGGCCTAGTTTCAACTCTGCACCCACTACGCTGGGGGATGGGCAGCATCGGACGGCTCTCAACACGTACTACTCCTTGACTGCCAGCACCCTTAGCACCTTCGCCTTGTCAGCCCTTGTCGGGAGGGATGGGCGGCTGGACATG GTCCACGTCCAGAATGCCGCACTGGCTGGAGGGGTTGTGGTGGGGACATCGGCTGAAATGATGCTGACACCCTTTGGGGCTCTGGTAGCTGGCTTCCTGGCTGGGACCGTCTCCACACTGGGGTACAAGTTCTTCACG CCCATCCTTGAGTCAAAACTCAAAGTCCAAGACACATGTGGTGTCCACAACCTCCATGGGATGCCTGGGGTCCTGGGAGCGCTCTTGGGGGTCCTTGTGGCTGGGCTGGCCACCCATGAAGCTTACGGAGATGG cctAGAGAGCGTGTTTCCGCTCCTAGCCAAGGGCCAGCGCAGCGCGACGTCTCAGGCCATGCACCAGCTCTTCGGACTGTTTGTCACACTGATATTTGCCTCTGTGGGTGGGAGCCTTGGAG GGCTCCTGCTGAGGCTGCCCTTCTTGGACTCCCCGCCAGACTCCCAGTGCTATGAGGACCAGATTTACTGGGAG GTGCCTGGGGAGCATGAGGACTTAGCCCAGGGACCGCTGAGGGCAGAGGAACCGGAGACTCGGGCCTAA